A stretch of DNA from Lepus europaeus isolate LE1 chromosome 11, mLepTim1.pri, whole genome shotgun sequence:
AAGACGTCACGCCAGACACGCAGAGAAACCCCCACACGGGCCCGCTTACAGAAACCGCCCAGACGGGCACGTTCACGGTGGGAAAGTGGGTTAGAGGTGACCCGGGAGCCAGGCACTACTGCATGCAGGGCACAGTTTCCCGGGTGACCACAAAGCTGGACTTTGGGGGCGGGGTGGCCGAGGGCGAAATGTGCTCACTTAGGAAAGAGTCACTGGTCACTTCTTCCTGATGTCTCTCTTGCCCAGCCCCGGAAGTACTTCATCTATTACCTGGCACTAGGCAGTGCTAACTAGTCGGTGCTAACGGTGCTAACTTAGTGCTAACTAGTACTGCTAAGCCACGGATTCTTAGCTGTAATAACGCAGGGTGGTGCAAGCCAACTACACAGTGCctgtgggtgtgtgggggaggtccggccaggagctgggggggggggggggcgcaggcgGGAAGGGGGTTCCCAGCAGGTCACCCGGAGGCTTCCGGAAAGAGACCACAGAAGCGCACGGCCCCTGCCCAGACACCTGTTCCAGGCGCCCACCCGGCAGCTTCCACCTCCAACTTGGGAACTTGGGGTTGCTCGTCCCCTCCCTTTCCCACGCGGACCCCAGCCGAGAGGCCGGGCacctctttctgtgcctggccctTTGTCCTGGTGCACTCTTTGAGGTACTTGGCCAAGTCTCCCGTTAcacccccctcctcccacctatcccccctcccccccatgtgAGCGCAGTACCTCTGCGGGGCTGGGGCTACGCGGGGCCCCTTCGGAGCTCAACCCCGGGGACGCCATGGTGGGGGTGCGGGTCGGGCCGACGTCGCGCTGGGGGCCCGGGGACCCGGCGGGCGCGGGATCCTCCTGCATGGGCCCGGCTCACTTTCGATTCTCCGTCCGCATCGGGGAAGGCGGGAGAAACGGCACGggaggctgagtcaggccaaagggGAGGCGCCGGCCAGGGCCCGCCTCTCGGGAGGAAGTGACTTGgggcgcggggagggggcgcGCCGACCCGGGGTCGCGATTGGGGCTGGGGGACTTTTCGCTTTGATCACAGCTcctgcagctctggcccagccccagcagggggATCGGGGACACAGGGCAGCCAGGAGCTGACCATGTCCTCGGAGACCCCAGGCTGGAGCCCcggctgggctggggggggggggggcggtcacgGAGACTCAGGGCTCGGAGAGCTCCGAACGCCCTTTGATGTCGGTCTATGGGGTCCCGGCCTGCACTTCCTCTCGGCGCCCCCAGCTCTCCCGCCTTTGGCGTCTGGGATGCATCTCTGCCCCCTGTTTGATCCCGCGCCCCTGTAGCTGCCATCCCGGGAGCGGACCCGGCTGGGACAGAGGTGCTTCTCCCAGAAAGGACTCGGGCGTGAGACAGAGGGGTGGGCAGCAAGGCAGCAAGGCATCGGTCGGGACCGACAGGCCCCTCTGCAGATGGCGCCTGGCCGCTCGGACCACCGGGGCCAGCAAGGTCACACAGCCTGACGGAGGCCGTGCACCTGCCGGGCCAGGGGGAGGCTCAGGAGACGCTGAGCGGTCAGTGCTTGGAAGGGCATGGGGTCCAGATCTTCCTCCCCCCACTCTCTTCTCCTGCTCAGtgtaaaatagtaaaatagtGAAATTTCTCCCAAGCTTTCAGACTGGGCAAGAGAGGATTCTCCTAGGGCGTCTTCCTTAGGGGGCGAGGGGAGGCTGGGGCCACCTAGGAGTGGGCAGGACTCTGCAGTGTAGAATACTGAGGGAATACAAGGCCGCCGGAGCCTGCAGGTGCTGTCTTCCTTGGCCCCTCTGACACGCAGAGGCTAGTTTTTTTTATCTTCCTGCCCAAGTGGAGCACCCTATCACTGACCAATGAAAGAAAGGCCACACAGCAGCTGACCACAGGCTGCTCGGCCCCAGGACGCAGTGCCCCCACACCTGAGTGGCAGCCACCGGCTCCCTGCTCTGCACACAATGTCTACTTTGTtccaccagccccaggccagcgACTGGCATTCTGTGCATGGAGCAAGGGGCTCTCAGTTCTGGGGTTCTACAGCAGCTCCTCCAGCCGGGACTTGTCTACGCCACCACCCACCCCGAGCCAGCCGGGCTGTGTGGACACCTCGAGGAGCGTCCATCTAAGGCCAAGTACCATctaggagcaggagctggagccacaggAGCAGGCCACACCCCCGCGGCCCGGCCGCAGTTCGGTCCTCCCAGCGCTGGGTGGCGCCGTGCGACGGCGGGAGCAGCCCGGGCTGCCTCCCCTCCGGCCACGGCCGGGGAGGCGCAAGGGAAGCCGGAAGCGGCGgccgcagggggcggggcctgagggcTGGGGCCGGCGGTCAGCGGCGCCGGCCGCGCCCCCCTGTCAGGAGCCATGCTCGGCAGGTCTGGGTACCGGGCGCTGCCGCTCGGGGACTTTGACCGCTTCCAGCAGTCGAGCTTCGGCTTTCTGGGCTCGCAGAAGGGCTGCTGGTCCCCGGAGCGGGGCGGCGTGGGGCCGGGGGCTGGTGAGTGGCCGCCCACGCCCCAGCCCCCCGAAGGAGAGACCCCGCTGCCCCCAGAGCGTCGGCTCTTACCCGGGCCCGTCTTGCTGCAGAGCCCTTTGTGGCTCCCCGGGCCGCTGGGGCCGGGTGCCCGCCGCTCAGCCTGACCAcagccctggggcggggggagtgCGGCGCCCCCCGGGCCGTCCTGTGCTGACCACGGCCCCCGCGTGAGGACGCCTGCCCTGGCTGCCGTGCAGACCCCAGAGATCAGCGGCTGCCCGGGAGGGGGAAGGGCAGGAAGTGACCCCGTGccggaggccagggctgggccgagacCCCTGACTCCCAGAGCCTGGGCTTCTGGGATGGAACTGAAATGGCCCTTGGGGCATTCGAATAGAGCGAGGACCAGGAAGGGACAGGCGGCCCGACGGTTGTAGCCACAAGAGGCAGTGCTGCCCCGGCGCCCGGCTCTGAGCCCGCTGTGACAGGTGGACAGGTGGACAGTGATGCGCACTGGGCAAGGGGTTGGCCCCGCCGAGAAGGAGGTCTtgccagggctgctgggctgggcctgggcctggggctgggcctgggcctggggctggggctgggcctgggcctgggcctgggcacagGGGCCGGCCCGGGTGCCCTTGGCCGAGCGCTCCGTGACGGCCTCTTCCCTCGGCCCCAGACGCACCCCAGAGCTGGCCCTCCTGCGTCTGCCACGGCCTGGTCAGTTTCctgggcttcctgctgctgctgctcacctTCCCCATCTCCGGCTGGTTCGCCCTGAAGgtgaggcccagccccaccccccacgaGGCCAGGGTGTCCATCCGCGCCTCCAGGTGAGGACCTGGAGGCGCActgggagccaggcagagggagagacgaaCCCTCCCAGGTCCCCGGGTCTGGACGCGAGCGGTGGAGTGAGAGGGACTGGCTGGCCGAggcgagggctgggggctgggagtgcGTCCCTGGCCGGCCCTGGGCTGACCGCCTCCCACGCCGTGCGCGGCCGCCCTGCACAGATTGTGCCCACCTACGAGCGGATGGTGGTGTTCCGGCTGGGCCGCATCCGGACGCCCCAGGGGCCGGGCATGGTCCTGCTCCTGCCGTTCATCGACTCCTTCCAGAGGGTGGACCTGCGGACCCGCGCCTTCAGCGTCCCGCCCTGCAAGGTCAGGGGCTCCCCGGCCGCGTGGGTGGGGGGCCCGTGGTGTGAGAGTAGCCGCCAGCGCGCGGCGGGAGGAGGGTGCTCCCCAGAGGAGCTGGCCGTCAGGCGAGGGGGCGGGGGTCACGCAGGGTGGTCCCCGCGGCCCATCCCCTCCAGTGTCGCCTCCCATGTGGCCTCCCCCACAGCTGGCCTCCAAGGACGGGGCCGTGCTGTCCGTGGGGGCCGACGTGCAGTTCCGCATCTGGGACCCGGTGCTGTCGGTGATGACGGTGAGGGACCTGAACGCGGCCACGCGGCTGACGGCCCAGAGCGCCATGACCAAGGCCCTGCTCAAGCGGCCGCTGCGCGAGATCCAGACGGAGAAGCTCAAGATCAGCGACCAGCTCCTGGTAGGCCGTGCCCGCGTGCCGGCGTGTCACCGGAGCATGGCTGCCTGTGAGGAGTCGGGGTGGGGCCGAGGCGGGCGGGGCGGACCAATGGGCGGAAATCCCCAGGTCCCCGCGGCTCTCAGGGGCAGCCCCGGCCCCGCTGGGGTCCCTGTGGGGTCCCCGTGCTCACAGCCAGCACGGGCGTCTCTGTGTTCCGTCTGcttggtttcatttttctttttcccacttgaaaagcagacagagatcatccactttctggctccctccccagacgtccacaacagccagggctctgaaGCCGGgaggccaggagctccgtccgggtctcccacgcgggtggcggGGCCCAgtcctgagccctcacctgctgcctccctgcctcacctgcggaggaaccaggacttgaacctaggcactctgcgTCCCGAGCAGGGACTTATCCCGCCGCCCACGCAGAGCGAAGGTTCTGCTCCTCTCCATGTGTGTGGAGGCAGCGTTGGACTCCCCCGCGGTCACTGCCcggccctgctgccctgctgccctCGGGGGCCCGGGCTCTCTTCCCACCTGTGCCCTcgccccctctgccccctggAGCCCTGCTGAGCTGAGCGCATCCCAGCCGCACAGCCCCTCACCCCCAGTTTGTCCTCCTTGGTCCCCATGCCCCCAGGGCTGCACGGCCACCTGGAGGGCCTCACTGCGGGGCCAGCTGGCCGTGTCCTCTCTCTGGGGCCTCAGAAGAGCAGAGACGGCCGAGCGCAGTCCTCCGGCCACCAGCCAAGTGGCTCAAGGCTCACTGGCTATCCGGGCTCTCCCGTGGGGCCATCCTGCTCTCTGGAGCGTCCCTGCTCCTGCCGGCATTACCCCTGCTGGGTGCTCAGCGCCCCAGTCCTGCCACAGCTGGGTCACCCCTGCCCTCCGCCTGGGTCCCGGCGGGAGTGTCTCACGGCAGGTgcagccccgccctggccccaggtgctgaGGAGAGCGCGGCTGAGTGGCTGCCTTCTCCCCACGCCCCCCAGCTGGAGATGAATGACGTGaccagggcctggggcctggaggtggaCCGTGTGGAGCTGGCGCTGGAGTCCGTGCTGCCGCCGCCCCAGGACGGCCCGGCCGCGCCCAGCCTGGACAGCACCCTCCAGCAGCTGGCCCTGCACATCCTGGGGGGAggcgccccgcccccggggccaggtgaggaggtggggcaggggaggggaggcactgCGGGCACCCTGAGGTCCAGCAGGGGCCACTCTGCAGGGAGGAGCCGGCGGGAGCTGAGGCCACATGCAGAGGCCTTTGGCGGCCCCGTGGGAGGCAGCGACAGTCCCCACGGCGTAGCTGGAAGGAGCCTCATCTCCAGGGCTGGGATGGCCTAGCCATGGGGTTTGGGGTTTAGGCAGAAAAGTcaggggcagtggaggaggaagaagtcgACAGAGGCCTGAAGGGGGTGGAAGAGGAGGCTGCCCCCAAAGGTCCTGAGGCCACAGGGACCCTGACCTTGACTAGGCGTGACCCAGCGTtccctgcctggctccccagCAGACACCCTGGAGATGCTGAGTGAGGTGGAGCCGCCTGCCGCGCAGGCTGCAGCCGGGCCCAGCCCGAAGGAGCCTGTGGCCGAGGGGCTGCTCACTGCCCTGCAGCCCTTCCTGTCCGAGGCCCTGGTCAGCCAGGTCGGTGCCTGCTACCAGTTCAACATCGGCCTGCCCGGCGGCACCCAGAGCATCTACTTCCTGGACCTCAGCGCAGGTAcagctgccctcccctgcccccaccaccatgTGGGGACCCAGCCCCTGCCCGCAGTTTGGGGTGAATCCAGGGCAGCCGGGCTCAGACCCCGCTCCCGAGCCTCGGTCTCCCCGTGGTCCGTGGGACGCTCACAGGCCGGGCCTCCCGTACCGAGAGCCCGCGACGTGCCGGCCTCGCACCCGCTGCTCCCCGTGAGCCTGTAGGGGGAGGATTGTCTTCCCGCCCACTCCAGCTAGGCAGGCCACGACACCGAGCGGTCACGCAGCCAACAGAACGCGAGCCCGGGGTGTTAGAGCGGTGCTGCCCCGTGGTGCCTACtcaggccccgccctcccccgcaGGCCCAGGGAAGGTGGGGCGTGGTGTGCCCGAGAGCGTGCCCGACGTGGTGGTGGAGATGGCGGAGGCGGACCTGCGGGCCCTGCTGTGCAGGGAGCTGAGGCCCCTGGGGGCCTACATGAGCGGGCGGCTGAAGGTGAAAGGCGACCTGGCCGTGGCCATGAAGCTGGAGGCGGTGCTCAGGGCCCTGAAGTAGCACCGTGGCGGACACccgtggcccaggctgggctggcaGCAAGCCGGGGGCCTCTTGGAGGAAGCGGCAGCTTCGGCATGGGAGAAGCGAGGCCCAAGAAGCATCAGGGAGCCCGAGGCTGGGGCCCTTGGGTGGAGCCCATGCTTCTCACCGATGGTGGTTCTTGGGACCAGCTTTCGCCAgtgcccagccctgtgctggcTGTAGGGCCCAGCGGGAGAACCTGCATCTGACTGGACAGGCAGGTTGCACGGACACATGGTCAGGCCCTGTGCTCTGAGGAGTGCTGGGGGACGGGGAGGGCCCCTGCGGTCAGGCCCCGGCCGGTGGGGTGGCCCTGAGGCTCCTGGCCCCGTCCCCAGCCTTGCATGCTGGACAGGCTGGCCAGGGCAGCATGTGGGAGGGCCCTGGGTTCTTGGAAGCCCCAGACAAATAAATGTGGTGTTGACAGCgcgtgggagaggaggaggaggaggtgggaagagcaggctgtggggcctgggtgggagaggaggaggaggtgggaagagcaggctgtggggcctggggcaggccaggGGTCCGCTGGTttcagcagggcaggggcaggccagagctgggctcccaCAGGACCCGGCTCACATTCGGGAGAGGGCTCGGGGCGAGAACCAGCTTCACCTGCAGCTGTGCCTGGGCCAGCACAGGGGTGTGGGACAGCTGCCCATGACGCCTCCTTCCTGGAGAGACTTGGGGGGAACTCC
This window harbors:
- the STOML1 gene encoding stomatin-like protein 1 isoform X1; this encodes MSVYGVPACTSSRRPQLSRLWRLGCISAPCLIPRPCSCHPGSGPGWDRDAPQSWPSCVCHGLVSFLGFLLLLLTFPISGWFALKIVPTYERMVVFRLGRIRTPQGPGMVLLLPFIDSFQRVDLRTRAFSVPPCKLASKDGAVLSVGADVQFRIWDPVLSVMTVRDLNAATRLTAQSAMTKALLKRPLREIQTEKLKISDQLLLEMNDVTRAWGLEVDRVELALESVLPPPQDGPAAPSLDSTLQQLALHILGGGAPPPGPADTLEMLSEVEPPAAQAAAGPSPKEPVAEGLLTALQPFLSEALVSQVGACYQFNIGLPGGTQSIYFLDLSAGPGKVGRGVPESVPDVVVEMAEADLRALLCRELRPLGAYMSGRLKVKGDLAVAMKLEAVLRALK
- the STOML1 gene encoding stomatin-like protein 1 isoform X2, with amino-acid sequence MSVYGVPACTSSRRPQLSRLWRLGCISAPCLIPRPCSCHPGSGPGWDRDAPQSWPSCVCHGLVSFLGFLLLLLTFPISGWFALKIVPTYERMVVFRLGRIRTPQGPGMVLLLPFIDSFQRVDLRTRAFSVPPCKLASKDGAVLSVGADVQFRIWDPVLSVMTVRDLNAATRLTAQSAMTKALLKRPLREIQTEKLKISDQLLLEMNDVTRAWGLEVDRVELALESVLPPPQDGPAAPSLDSTLQQLALHILGGGAPPPGPDTLEMLSEVEPPAAQAAAGPSPKEPVAEGLLTALQPFLSEALVSQVGACYQFNIGLPGGTQSIYFLDLSAGPGKVGRGVPESVPDVVVEMAEADLRALLCRELRPLGAYMSGRLKVKGDLAVAMKLEAVLRALK
- the STOML1 gene encoding stomatin-like protein 1 isoform X3; this translates as MLGRSGYRALPLGDFDRFQQSSFGFLGSQKGCWSPERGGVGPGADAPQSWPSCVCHGLVSFLGFLLLLLTFPISGWFALKIVPTYERMVVFRLGRIRTPQGPGMVLLLPFIDSFQRVDLRTRAFSVPPCKLASKDGAVLSVGADVQFRIWDPVLSVMTVRDLNAATRLTAQSAMTKALLKRPLREIQTEKLKISDQLLLEMNDVTRAWGLEVDRVELALESVLPPPQDGPAAPSLDSTLQQLALHILGGGAPPPGPADTLEMLSEVEPPAAQAAAGPSPKEPVAEGLLTALQPFLSEALVSQVGACYQFNIGLPGGTQSIYFLDLSAGPGKVGRGVPESVPDVVVEMAEADLRALLCRELRPLGAYMSGRLKVKGDLAVAMKLEAVLRALK
- the STOML1 gene encoding stomatin-like protein 1 isoform X4 — translated: MLGRSGYRALPLGDFDRFQQSSFGFLGSQKGCWSPERGGVGPGADAPQSWPSCVCHGLVSFLGFLLLLLTFPISGWFALKIVPTYERMVVFRLGRIRTPQGPGMVLLLPFIDSFQRVDLRTRAFSVPPCKLASKDGAVLSVGADVQFRIWDPVLSVMTVRDLNAATRLTAQSAMTKALLKRPLREIQTEKLKISDQLLLEMNDVTRAWGLEVDRVELALESVLPPPQDGPAAPSLDSTLQQLALHILGGGAPPPGPDTLEMLSEVEPPAAQAAAGPSPKEPVAEGLLTALQPFLSEALVSQVGACYQFNIGLPGGTQSIYFLDLSAGPGKVGRGVPESVPDVVVEMAEADLRALLCRELRPLGAYMSGRLKVKGDLAVAMKLEAVLRALK
- the STOML1 gene encoding stomatin-like protein 1 isoform X5; translated protein: MVVFRLGRIRTPQGPGMVLLLPFIDSFQRVDLRTRAFSVPPCKLASKDGAVLSVGADVQFRIWDPVLSVMTVRDLNAATRLTAQSAMTKALLKRPLREIQTEKLKISDQLLLEMNDVTRAWGLEVDRVELALESVLPPPQDGPAAPSLDSTLQQLALHILGGGAPPPGPADTLEMLSEVEPPAAQAAAGPSPKEPVAEGLLTALQPFLSEALVSQVGACYQFNIGLPGGTQSIYFLDLSAGPGKVGRGVPESVPDVVVEMAEADLRALLCRELRPLGAYMSGRLKVKGDLAVAMKLEAVLRALK